From the genome of Pelobates fuscus isolate aPelFus1 chromosome 11, aPelFus1.pri, whole genome shotgun sequence:
agattccaagcccaccaatcagagttctctttgtcattttacacagcgtgggaaaattccaaagaactttcccacgctgtgtaaaatgacacagagcactgtgattggtgggcttggaatctaaccaatcagagtgctctgtgtaacttttagtagggggtaactttttttggggtgggggggtgggtgactaggggcttggggacccctagtcacctttgattggggggggatttttatttagggcccccacccaccactcaggggtgggggctgggggctgggggggacagtaggtccccccttattgttttttttagggcccccacccaccactcaggggtggaggacagtaggtccccccctcattatttttatggcccccacccaccgcgcaggggtgggtgccggggggaggacagtaggtccccccctcactatttttatggcccccacccacgcgcaggggtgggggcgggtggaggacagtagttcctccccccattgtgatttatggcccccacccaccgcgcaggggtggggccggggggaggacagtaggtcccccccctcattatttttattgcccccacccaccgttcaggggtgggggccagggggggaggacagtacgtccccccctcattatttttatggcccccacccaccgcacaggggtgggggccggggggaggacagtaggtcccccctcattatttttatggcccccacccaacgcgcaggggtgggggtaggacagtaggtcctccccccattatttttatggcccgcacccaccgtgcaggggtggggtcgggggaggacagtaggtcccccccctcattatttttatgccccccactcaccgcgcaggggtgggggcagggggaaggacagtaggtcctccccccattgtgattcatggcccccacccaccgtgcagggttgGAGGCCGGGGgaaggaaagtaggtccccccctcattatttttatggcccccacccaccacgcagtggtaggggcagggggaggacagtaggtcccccccagtgtgtatcaggacccctgaagacaggtgtcaatccatatctgccaagtgaccctatgtaggggaacagtccctattctgctctgtgtcagtgtgtatcagggatccttaggataggtgtcaatccatatctgccaagtgaccctatgtaggggaaacagtccctattctgctctgtgtcagtgtgtatcagggatccttaggataggtgtcaatccatatctgccaagtgaccctatgtagggggaacagtccctattctgctctgtgtcagtgtgtatcagggatccttaggataggtatcaatccatatctgccaagtgaccctatttagggggaacagtccctattctgctctgtgtcagtgtgtatcagggtctctgaggacaggtgtcaatccatatctgccaagtgaccctatgtagggggaacagtccctattctgctctgtgtctgtgtgtatcagggatccttaggataggtgtcaatccgtatctgccaagtgacccaatgtagggggaacagtccctattctgctctgtgtcagtgtgtatcagggatccttaggataggtgtcaattcatatctgccaagtgaccctatgtagggggaacagtccctattctgctctgtgtcagtgtgtatcagggatccttaggataggtgtcaattcatatctgccaattgaccctatgtagggggaatagtccctattctgctctgtgtcagtgtgtatcagggtctctgaggacatgtgtcaatccatatctgccaagtgaccctatgtagggggaacagtccctattctgctctgtgtcagtgtgtatcagggatccttaggataggtgtcaatccatatctgccaagtgaccctatgtagggggaacagtccctattctgctctgtgtcagtgtctggggggagtatctgcagtaatacagagtgtctggagggagtatctgcagtaacacagagtgtctggagggagtatctgcagtaacacagggtgtctggagggagtatctgcagtaacacagggtgtctggagggagtatctgcagtagcacagggtgtctggagggagtatctgcagtaacacagagtgtctggagggagtatctgcactaacacagggtgtctggagggagtatctgcagtaacagagagtgtctggagggagtatctgcagtaatacaaagtgtctggaggaagtatctgcagtaatacagagtgtctggagggagtatctgcagtaatacagagtgtctggagggaatatctgctgtaacacagggtgtctggagtgagaatctgcagtaacaccgagtgtctggggggagtatctgcagtaatacagagtgcctggggggagtatctgcttgtaacatttatatgcactaaaaaaaataataaattgaaaaaaaaaatggttgcagcttccgaatgaatctaaaatggatgctgtccagtaggtgggagggtctgctatggagggtgtgctgctgattggttggaatgtgtctgctgactgtgaggtacagggtcaaagtttactcaatgataaagaagagggggcggaccgaacatcgcatgtgttcgcccgcgttggtgaacgcgaacatgctatgtttgccggcaactatttgccggcgaaccattcgggacatcactagagaaaaaaaaggaaccaATTAGAGACAGGTAGGCATATATTATACTCTCTGCCTGTCTCTAATTGGttcctttttttctctatatgtcttgctgctatggagtagtaaaggaaaattatgcaaaatatgaagccttctgtcattattaaaagtaagattattagtacactaaagctagcataatcttcaattgattCTCATTAAAGTACACATGCAGTGTGAGCTTGTATATCAATATGTTTACAAAAAAACTCTCAGCAGTATGTGTAATGTACGAGTTTTCAGCAGAGCCCTCTATTaataaatcttaaagggacactatagtcatcagaactacAGCGTAATGTCCTtgaaggcttttcaatgtaaacactttcatagaaaaggcactgtttattttggtgcctagtaacacttTTAGTGGCAGTAACCCACCCCTCGCTTTCCACTGGCAAGGAGGAGGGCGGTCACCTAAACAGCAATACAAGGactatagcatcaggaatacatgtgtattcctgacactatagtgttcctttaagtaaattgCAAAAAAACTTGTAGTAATAAACTTTAAGTAAAGAGTTAAAAACCCAGTAGCCTGCAGTGTGAGTGAATCAGAAGATTACAATATTAAAACTCACATTAATGTATGGTATGTAAGCATATTGTACACATCCACAGCACTAAAGCCCAATAGCAGTGTTAAGTAAATGGAGTCACACATTCGTGATTTTGGATTTTATAAAACAGACCAAGTAGAAGGACAGATGGATAGTATTTTTTCACTTGCACTTGagatgtgtgtgttttgtgtatgtaTCGGTGCATTCAGAGTCGATTGTGACTCCATTCACTATTAGATACTGATTACACCATTCCAGGTTTCACTCacccactttgttgtgatttgagtgaattttcctatatttaaaaaaataaatcaacaggGAATCAAGACTCAGGACTTCTTGACTCTGGTTTCTATTGAACATGCTTAATGGAATTAAAGGTACATtttaagcaacataaccactacacagtgcTGTGCTGATTATGGTGTTAGAAGTGCCCTGGAacacccccattgtaagtagtcaaaccaaatTGGAATAATTTCTTCTCCACAGTCTGTGGGCATCGCCTCTACTACATCCAACAGAGAACTGATGGTGCAAGGCTTGTCTAATTGACCAAGAGCAATCAGCTGAGGTCTGCCAGGGcactccataaccactacagcatgtttGGAGCGCTCCTTTAAGAACAATAAAAAGAAACCCAAAACACTAGAGATATAGATACATTTTATGTGTTAGGAGAAAGcacatagaatagaaaaatagaataGTGGATGGGCACAAGGCTCTACGAATCCACACTCTAAAGCATTATAAAATACAACAAGAATGTTTGTTAGTTTGCCAAGATTGTTGTTCTTCCCCAGCAGTGCTACTTGCTGAATTAGAATCAAACAATGGCTTTTGTAGTGGTAATAAGGGGAATCCATTGTTCTCTTGATGGCTATGGGAATGAGAATCAAACATGTTCTGATTTAGCTGCAAATGTGAGGATCCTGGTTCATTTCCTTTCCTCCTTAATTCTGAAGACAAGAACTCGGTTTGTCCAAGACTGTTGTAAGTGTGTGACTTATGCACTTTTTTGTGCAAACATGAGAGTGAAGTTTCTGTATTTTCTGGTTCAATTGTGTCATTGGACTCATGAACTTTTGGTTGCAAAATCTGTGACTGTTGATCTGCTTGTTCTACTGTCACTGGGGTAACCCTTTCATGCATTTTCTGATTTGCCATAGATGATTGGAATTCTGTTTGTACAGATCTGAGATTACAATTATGTACATTGTGTCCGGATTGGTGTCCTGTTTGACCAGAATATTTCTGGTGATTAAATACAGGTAGTCTATGTTGTGAGTGTGATAAGAGATACTCGTTACCAGAAGGATTTTTTACATTGGAATTAtgaacattttgtaatttttctgTTGATTCGGTAACCTGAGTCCATCCTTGATGGACGGAATCACGTGTTTTCTGTGATAAATGTAATGTCAAATCATGCACATTTATCTGTGCTTGTAGATTCAGGCTTTCTGTTGTTTCAGGTGTCAGAGTAACAGCTGATCCTGGAATCTGCATGGAAGAACAATCATCAACAGTCTTTTGTGACTCTAATGTTCTACTTTCCACAGGCCCAAAAGCATTTAGAAGATTGTCATTAGTTTCATCATGTTGTAAATGTGATGAGGTTTGCTCTTTCTGAACAAGAGATGTTTGGGGAAAATATATGTTTACTTTCTTTTGAGAGTGTGATGGTGGTGCTTCATATTGCCCAGAAGTATTTTGCGGATTGGGTGTAAGTACATCACCGTGTTTTGCCTGCACTGGCTGGTGCTCAGTTTGCCCAGAAATTACTGGAGGTTTTAAAAGATTATTTTGCATGTCAGATGTTTTTTTGAGCATGGAATTTTGAACTTTCTGTTGCTGTAGTTTCAGACTTACTTCTGGCCCAGGTGTATTCTGAGGAATTGAATCATATGCATTATTTTGTAACATGGTGGAGCTTTCTTCATTCTGACTAACAGGTGTTTGTGGAATGCAGCAGAATATTTCCTGTTGAAGTTGTGATGATACATATTCACTTTGTCCAGAAGCtttttggagtttgaattcacGCTCTTTCGGTTCTGTCTGCTTTGTTAGTTTTGTTTCTGTTGGGACATGTTTAGAATCATAATTTTCTTGTCTGCTATTTACAATTTCCATTTTCTTTTCTGACAAATCTTCAGCTTGTTCTGAAATTACATTAGGGATAATTTCATCATCTTTATGGTGTAAAAGTAACAGTTGTGGCTGCGTTTGTTGAAGAACCATTTCACCAGCAGCATCATTACATGGTATATTTTGTGGTGAAGAAGATGATGATGGTGTTTCTGTGAAAATCTTAATAGTTTGTGAATCAGGTAGCTGCTTAAGTTTTTTCAAAGAGTCAGACAATGTTGGCCAATCTGTCTCATTTGCATGTGAATCAGATGTTTTCAGGTGGGATATTGAAAGATGATCTTTTGCCTCCTTGTTCAATAACGCATCACCTTCTTTTTGGAGAGAAGGTACTAATGAGGATTCTGTCCGTGTGGACCCCATGTCGGAGTTTTGATATGGTGTACTGCAATATGTCATAAGTCTCAAAGTAAGGTGGCCAGATGATAGAGCAGGCCATTCTTTTTCATCTGGTTTGTTGACAACTTCAGTAATATTTTGGTTTGTAATCATGGTTTTGTTGCTGTTCATAAATGTTTTTGACTTTGTATTTGCATTTAATGATGGACTTGCACTTTGAAAAATGACATTTTCTTTTGATGTGAAAAGGTTACTCTTGTGGATCAAATGTGTAGAACCTAAAACATAAAGTAGGAGATCTGTTAAATAAAAGTATTATTTTAATAGTTCACATTTTATGACAATTCTGCTAAATATGTAGAATTTTAAAAACGATCATACATCATATGCATTCATCATACATTttaaccttttaaccccttaaggaccaaacttctggaataaaagggaatcatgacatgtcacacatgtcatgtgtccttaaggggttaaagacaaggGCTTTTTTGAGATGCGGTGCGTTCGTAACCAAGGACTTTTTAAAACGTTTGCtatatgttaaagggatactatagtgtaaggaatacaaatctgtattctacAGATGTACGTAAAATGACCACTATAGCAATAGCTGTAGTGTTCTAGTAACTATTTAAATACCTGGACCATTCCTAAATGAAATTAAGaaacaataacaaataaaaaataagagatTTAACCACTGTAATTCCCTTAGCATGCCGGGCTGTGCCTGACCCATCTTCACAGACTGAGATCATCGATCTTGATTACCTCAGCTGATCTAATGCctctccatagggaagcattcaGAAACTAGTGTGCATGTGCAGTAAATGGCCACACTGTCCAAATTAACagttccacatagagatgcattgagtcaatcaATCTCTGGAGGGAATTCAATGTCTCCATGCTTTGCTAAATGTTGGTCCTGCAATGTTTGCAGGACCAAACCCAGGAAGTCCCACTCATGGCAATCCAAGTAAAAGACACTAGTGATGCTTTTTgacagcagtgtaaacactgccatttttaGCAAAGGCAGCATTTAAACTACCCAGACTGCAGCAACAGGATCTAtgctccagaacaactacattaaactgtagtggttctggtgcctataatGTTCTTTTAAAGTGTGCACATTTGACCTACTGCATTTTGAAAAgattgcatataaaaaaaaaaaaaaacaacataccaTGCGTGTTGTTAATTTCATTGGATGCCATTGCATTAGAAATTACTGGAAACAGTAATGCCTGCACTCCCAGACCTTGTACTGAGACTACATCCTTCATCGCCATTAAGAACTGTTTCGCTGAAGAAAATCCATTGAGAGAAAGAGGTTGTTTaaacttaaaaatatattttttctgaaaATGAAAGATGGATATTCCATCTGCATAGTCTTTCAAAACATGTgctatgttttcttttatttttgtgtttgacaGTTCAACTAGAGCTTCCCTTTTGGGTGCACATGGCTTACTCTCACTTTGTGTAATGCATATAGGGACACAGTTTGCTTTTGTAGATTTTTTGCAAATCTGTGCATATGTAAAAGGTGGTTTCACTCCAGAGTAGTTATTGTGTTTTGTAATGTGACTTTCTGGTCCTATAATCTGTTGGGAACTGTTCTTTGGTGAATTTTGCAGACTTGGAAAAGAGTTTTCTGTACTTTTCTGGGTCCTTTGTGTTTCACCATTTACCCTATGGTCAACAGGTAAGGATAGTAAAAGTTGCTTGATGGTTTCAGCGCTTGCcactttttgtgtcttttttacaATTTGTTGGAAGTCCTTCTTTGGTGCATTTTGTTGACGTGGAATAGAGTGTGCTATATTTGTTGGggtcttttgtttttttccatttattgtaCTGCCCATAGGGGTGGGTTGTGTAGGATGATTCATAGCTTTATCGCTTGTCACATTTGTAATCGTTGCTGGAGCATTGCTTACTGCAGATCGATTGACTGCTGGGTTCTGGAAGTCTTTGACCTGAATACGGGAATTAGGATTTTCTTTTCGAATCCGTGTTTCAATTGCACTGTTCATATTTTGCACCGGTGGATTTTGTGTTTTggaattcatatatttttttaaaatacaatttatatttCCATTTGAACCACTAGTAACTTTGATACTTGGTATTTGCCTTAACAGTTGAGGTATTTCTTTATGACCTAGAACTTTGCTACATTCCTCTAAATCCATCTTGTATTTATCCTTGAAGAGTTTTTCAAGAGTTGTCAACTTCAGGCCTGACATGTACTCATAAAGAATCTTCTGAATGGCTTTCATAATGTTCGGCATATGAGACAAATCACCCTTTTCTGTGTTTTGTTGAGATTTGATTGAAGACGTTTTTTGTTTTACTGAAAGTTCTGGATCAGCCTTTTCAACCTGTTCAGTTTTACTGCTTTGTAACTTAGTTACCATATTTGGTAACAAGTtgcttttttcatatttttgttgGACTGTGTTCTCATCATTTGAACAATTTATTCCATCAGCTGTAATAGAAGCTCTAAACAGGCTTCCTGGTGAGGATTGACTAGGGTTACTTTCATCATGACCTTTAGCAGGTGTGTTTTTCTTTATCACAACACTATGTTCCACCTTTTTGGATTGTGCAGTTTTACAATTTGCAGAAGGATGCTGCTGTTTTGCACTGCTCTTGGATGGTAGTTTCCCTTTAGAAAGTTCTTGTGAAGCACCCTTGTGACTCTGTCCTTTTACACTGGCTGGTAAAGCATCGTTAAACATGTCCAGTTCTGTTTTTGATGTACTAAGAATAACGTCTTGTGATTTATAGGTCAACTTTAGAActgtaaatacaaaaacaaaatgtgttcACTCTTGGAATATTTTGGTACATAGAAAATGCTGTGCAAGTGCTTGTTGGTATAACATGTGATAAACCAAGAACATTCTCCTGGTTTCAGCAACATTTCTAAAATAATGTAGTGCCCTctcctttatttaaaataataccaATCAGCTTTCTGCAGTAGTAACCTGCATCCTGAACACAccatttcatatttatttattactggtatttataaagcgccaacatataaCGCAGCGCTGTACACTTGGCCGCAGCGTAGTACAATCGGCATACAATGTGTTCCTTGATTGACCTAGACATTTATGTCTGTCTGGTAGTCTGCCTTGTTTTACATCATTATGCTTTCACATCTTCTGTTAGTCATCTCCAGGGAACATAGAAACCACTGTTTTCCACCTCAAGGCATCCACTAACTATATAATTTCCTCAgtgcattaaagaaacactgcaagcaccataaccactagaaaaCTAATTGTCACTTGATTTCAGTCTAACTTCCCTGCATAGAGCATGCCTCTCAGCCATCCCGATTTCTGTAGAACAGTCCTAATTTTTGGGTTCTGTATCGCCATCCTTTGTTCCCTGCTGTACCCTAAATGCATTGGGCAAGCACATAATTTGAACTCAGGGCACTCAAGGCCAGCAGAGAGCAAtgattaaagaaacatgtattcctgactgtcACAACACAACCTGAACCCTGCAAACAGCGaggctgggtttgaactcacagctccagcatcccacTCAGGTTCTCTGCCGTGAtatccaccagggggcttcagtatctgtctgc
Proteins encoded in this window:
- the LOC134577473 gene encoding uncharacterized protein LOC134577473; protein product: MDPALQSEILIVVLHKPGGVSTEEFAGLFHQIHGYQFKLSNYGYNSLKLLLEDMRNLVELKTTPNGSLIKCISPNEHKVIFISGNNHQTVSESPKSSLPGPGTTPVLKLTYKSQDVILSTSKTELDMFNDALPASVKGQSHKGASQELSKGKLPSKSSAKQQHPSANCKTAQSKKVEHSVVIKKNTPAKGHDESNPSQSSPGSLFRASITADGINCSNDENTVQQKYEKSNLLPNMVTKLQSSKTEQVEKADPELSVKQKTSSIKSQQNTEKGDLSHMPNIMKAIQKILYEYMSGLKLTTLEKLFKDKYKMDLEECSKVLGHKEIPQLLRQIPSIKVTSGSNGNINCILKKYMNSKTQNPPVQNMNSAIETRIRKENPNSRIQVKDFQNPAVNRSAVSNAPATITNVTSDKAMNHPTQPTPMGSTINGKKQKTPTNIAHSIPRQQNAPKKDFQQIVKKTQKVASAETIKQLLLSLPVDHRVNGETQRTQKSTENSFPSLQNSPKNSSQQIIGPESHITKHNNYSGVKPPFTYAQICKKSTKANCVPICITQSESKPCAPKREALVELSNTKIKENIAHVLKDYADGISIFHFQKKYIFKFKQPLSLNGFSSAKQFLMAMKDVVSVQGLGVQALLFPVISNAMASNEINNTHGSTHLIHKSNLFTSKENVIFQSASPSLNANTKSKTFMNSNKTMITNQNITEVVNKPDEKEWPALSSGHLTLRLMTYCSTPYQNSDMGSTRTESSLVPSLQKEGDALLNKEAKDHLSISHLKTSDSHANETDWPTLSDSLKKLKQLPDSQTIKIFTETPSSSSSPQNIPCNDAAGEMVLQQTQPQLLLLHHKDDEIIPNVISEQAEDLSEKKMEIVNSRQENYDSKHVPTETKLTKQTEPKEREFKLQKASGQSEYVSSQLQQEIFCCIPQTPVSQNEESSTMLQNNAYDSIPQNTPGPEVSLKLQQQKVQNSMLKKTSDMQNNLLKPPVISGQTEHQPVQAKHGDVLTPNPQNTSGQYEAPPSHSQKKVNIYFPQTSLVQKEQTSSHLQHDETNDNLLNAFGPVESRTLESQKTVDDCSSMQIPGSAVTLTPETTESLNLQAQINVHDLTLHLSQKTRDSVHQGWTQVTESTEKLQNVHNSNVKNPSGNEYLLSHSQHRLPVFNHQKYSGQTGHQSGHNVHNCNLRSVQTEFQSSMANQKMHERVTPVTVEQADQQSQILQPKVHESNDTIEPENTETSLSCLHKKVHKSHTYNSLGQTEFLSSELRRKGNEPGSSHLQLNQNMFDSHSHSHQENNGFPLLPLQKPLFDSNSASSTAGEEQQSWQTNKHSCCIL